The following are encoded together in the Panicum virgatum strain AP13 chromosome 6K, P.virgatum_v5, whole genome shotgun sequence genome:
- the LOC120712188 gene encoding uncharacterized protein LOC120712188, producing the protein MLLQPIPATLAGGAARRTSGEPPFPPLLRRRVLSPIRADSPPISLSASASPSRPVKPPVCTADELHYAPVDGAGWRLALWRYRPPGNAPVRNHPLMLLSGVGTNAIGFDLSPGASFARHMSSQGFDTWIVEVRGAGLSKREYGNSAASGSVTIEDACGGIQPLDNQSTFEAASLQSSGGYASDCDDLGIVALDEPPLLTELSNFFDRISKLMEEAVVNGNFHEITEKVSVLSEMVESSTIIGPVREESLRLLKNFQDQLDSWERFVSSQMDLSSEYNWDFDHYLEEDIPAAVEYIRQHSKTEDGKLLAIGHSMGGILLYAMLSRSGFEGAPSNLAAIVTLASSVDYTTSNSSLKLLLPLAHPAQAFNVPSVPLGTLLAAAYPWASGPPYLFSWLNPQISAQDMMHPELLSKLVFNNFCTVPAKVVLQLTTAFRKGGLCNRNGTFSYKDHLRECQTPVLALAGDKDLICPPEAVYETAKLIPKHKLKYRVFGKPQGPHYAHYDLVGGRLAINEVYPCIIEFLSRHDRLLI; encoded by the exons ATGCTTCTTCAGCCAATCCCCGCCACCCttgccggcggcgccgctcgccggaccTCCGGTGAACCCCCCTTCCcccctctcctccgccgccgcgtcctctcCCCAATCCGCGCTGACTCACCCCCGatctccctctcggcctccgcCTCCCCATCGCGGCCGGTCAAGCCGCCCGTCTGCACCGCTGACGAGCTCCACTACGCCCCCGTCGACGGCGCCGGCTGGCGCCTCGCGCTCTGGCGTTACAGGCCTCCCGGCAAT GCTCCTGTCAGGAATCACCCGTTGATGCTGCTGTCCGGGGTCGGTACGAATGCCATCGGATTCGACCTCTCTCCCGGG GCTTCATTTGCCCGTCACATGTCTAGCCAAGGATTTGATACATGGATAGTCGAAGTAAGAGGTGCTGGTCTGAGTAAGCGTGAATATGGAAATTCTGCTGCATCTGGCTCAGTCACTATTGAGGATGCCTGTGGTGGTATTCAGCCTCTTGATAATCAGAGTACATTTGAAGCTGCTTCCCTTCAGAGTTCTGGTGGCTATGCTAGTGATTGTGATGACCTTGGAATAGTTGCTTTGGATGAACCACCTTTACTCACAGAGCTTTCTAATTTCTTTGACCGAATCTCAAAGCTTATGGAAGAGGCTGTAGTAAATGGAAATTTCCATGAGATAACAGAAAAAGTTTCTGTTCTCTCAGAAATGGTAGAGAGCTCTACGATTATTGGTCCAGTGAGAGAAGAAAGTCTACGCCTTTTGAAGAATTTTCAGGACCAGTTGGACTCGTGGGAGCGCTTTGTATCATCACAAATGGATCTAAGTTCCGAATATAATTGGGACTTTGACCATTACCTGGAGGAGGATATACCTGCTGCG GTGGAGTACATTAGACAACACAGCAAAACAGAAGATGGGAAGTTGCTTGCAATTGGACATTCGATGGGTGGAATTTTATTGTATGCAATGCTGTCGAGATCTG GTTTTGAAGGAGCTCCATCAAATTTAGCTGCAATTGTAACTTTGGCTTCTTCTGTTGACTATACAACGTCCAATTCATCACTGAAGCTGTTACTGCCTCTT gcTCATCCTGCACAAGCTTTTAATGTCCCCTCTGTCCCATTGGGTACATTGTTGGCTGCAGCATATCCATGGGCATCTGGTCCACCATATCTTTTTTCCTGGCTTAATCCTCAAATATCAGCTCAAGACATGATGCACCCAGAGCTGTTGTCTAAGCTTGTCTTCAACAATTTTT GTACAGTGCCTGCAAAGGTTGTACTGCAACTTACGACTGCTTTTAGGAAAGGTGGGCTGTGCAACCGAAATGGAACCTTCTCGTACAAGGATCATTTGCGAGAGTGTCAGACCCCTGTCCTGGCCTTGGCTGGAGATAAAGACCTCATCTGCCCTCCAGAAGCCGTTTACG AAACCGCGAAACTCATTCCGAAGCACAAGTTGAAGTACAGGGTGTTTGGAAAACCACAAGGCCCACATTATGCACATTATGACTTGGTTGGAGGTCGACTG GCAATCAA
- the LOC120712189 gene encoding uncharacterized protein OsI_027940-like: MSRHPEVKWAQRIDKVYITVQLSDAKDAKVNLEPDGVFTFSGSVGTNLYELKLELNDKVNVEASKISVGVRSIFCIVEKAEAKWWKKLVRDDQRAPHFVKVDWDKWVDEDDDGGDVNLDGMDFSNFGGMGGMGGMGDMAGLGGMGGMGGLGGMGGMGGLGGMGGLGGMGGMGMDEFEDESDDEEEVSKPQAAEKAGEAEKTEAAEAKTETAQSS; the protein is encoded by the exons ATGAG TCGGCACCCTGAAGTGAAGTGGGCTCAGAGGATCGACAAGGTTTACATCACCGTACAGTTATCTGATGCAAAGGATGCTAAGGTCAATTTGGAGCCAGATGGTGTCTTCACATTCTCTGGCAGTGTTGGTACAAACTTATATGAATTGAAACTAGAACTGAATGACAAAGTCAATGTGGAG GCTAGCAAGATAAGTGTGGGTGTCAGGTCCATATTCTGTATCGTAGAAAAAGCTGAGGCCAAATGGTGGAAGAAGCTTGTTCGGGATGATCAAAGGGCACCTCACTTTGTGAAAGTTGATTGGGACAAATGggtggatgaagatgatgacg GTGGTGATGTCAACTTGGATGGGATGGACTTCTCG AATTTTGGTGGCATGGGCGGTATGGGCGGCATGGGTGATATGGCTGGTCTGGGCGGCATGGGTGGCATGGGTGGTCTGGGCGGCATGGGTGGCATGGGTGGTCTGGGCGGCATGGGTGGTCTGGGCGGCATGGGTGGTATGGGAATGGATGAATTTGAGGATGAGAGTGATGATGAAG AAGAAGTATCAAAGCCTCAAGCTGCGGAGAAGGCTGGTGAGGCTGAGAAGACAGAGGCAGCTGAAGCTAAGACAGAGACAGCTCAGAGCAGTTGA
- the LOC120712192 gene encoding uncharacterized protein LOC120712192, which yields MTGGSGSPGPDPVNADGLPLIICTDCGLRRVVRRKSQQPWSAGQIFYCCPLHKKDGSGCPFWFWKEDSMKKVLGDRVVQAPVAGAYIGAGSMQVAESSMQECDSRMKGVPGFDGSVFVRKEVELVGLCQEIVRLLKLLCFVGV from the exons ATGACTGGAGGATCCGGCTCTCCGGGCCCAGATCCGGTGAATGCTGATGGGCTCCCACTCATCATTTGCACCGACTGCGGATTGAGGAGGGTGGTGAGGCGCAAATCCCAGCAACCATGGAGTGCAGGTCAAATCTTCTACTGTTGCCCGCTGCATAAG AAGGATGGAAGCGGCTGTCCATTTTGGTTCTGGAAAGAGGACTCCATGAAGAAGGTTCTTGGCGACAGGGTAGTACAAGCTCCAGTTGCAGGTGCATACATTGGAGCTGGGTCGATGCAGGTAGCTGAATCAAGTATGCAGGAATGTGATTCAAGGATGAAAGGAGTACCTGGCTTCGATGGCAGTGTATTTGTGAGGAAGGAAGTAGAGCTGGTAGGTTTATGTCAAGAAATTGTTAGGTTGTTGAAGCTGTTATGCTTTGTAGGTGTCTGA
- the LOC120712191 gene encoding RNA-binding protein cabeza-like, with translation MATLPQRFKLLATRCAAGAPSPSRSPAPGYAAGAASPGYRLRRRGRGGAGAGARRRGRLRRFLSRRGGGGGGSGGGEPLAAARRGEEEDDDVRRPLFGGGGRAGGGGGGGRTLRDLFVASPEAGRRRGGCSCDCGADEEDGGGRAGADPGGGSAWRGSRRFGSGGLRSLLMRRSWRPVLMAIPEADGGKMELGAIEE, from the coding sequence ATGGCGACGCTGCCGCAGCGGTTCAAGCTGCTGGCGACGCGgtgcgcggcgggggcgccgagCCCGTCCAGGAGCCCCGCGCCGGGGTACGCGGCCGGGGCCGCCAGCCCGGGGtaccgcctgcgccgccggggccggggcggcgcgggggccggcGCCAGGCGCCGCGGACGCCTGCGCCGCTTCCtcagccgccgcggcggcgggggcggcgggagtGGCGGGGGCGAGCCCctggcggccgcgcggcggggggaggaggaggacgacgacgtcaGGAGGCCGCTGTTCGGCGGAGGGGGCCgggcggggggcggcggcggagggggccgCACGCTGCGGGATCTGTTCGTGGCGTCCCCGgaggccgggcgccgccgcgggggctgCAGCTGCGACTGCGGCGCGGACGAGGAAGATGGCGGCGGGAGGGCGGGCGCGGAtcctggcggcggcagcgcgtggCGGGGGAGCCGGAGGTTCGGCTCCGGCGGGCTGCGGAGCCTGCTGATGCGGCGGAGCTGGCGGCCGGTGCTGATGGCCATCccggaggcggacggcggcaaGATGGAGCTCGGCGCCATCGAGGAGTGA